ACCAGAAACGAAGGAACTTTTAATTCGGGGTAAGACTTTTGTCGAGCCAAAGAGAGAGCCAATAATACCCGTTATAACGATTACCGCACCGGAAGAGGAAAAATCCGATGATCTGGATTTGGCGATAATTTTGAAGATTCAGGATCGAGAGATCGTTCAAAATTCGAACGACCAATGGTCCGACGAGAAACCCATAGAATGGGATTTAATATTTCGTGGAAGGATCGATGAAAGATCCGAGCAGAAGATCATTTTTGAGAACAAGGGTAACATCGTGATCCATTATCGCTGGAGAGACTCGTCTTTTCaatcaaattttcaattctttcgaAAACACGATAGCCCGTTTCACTTCAACAAAAACGATGGCATAGTTTTACAAGGAACAATCGAGGAATTGAAGATCTGGTATTTGCCAAGATCGTCCAACGTCTTCACCGAATCCTGGAGACTCTTTACAGACCCAAAAATATGCAATTCTCCGTTGATCTTTCGATTCTGGGGTTGTGCCGAAGAGAGAGACTATAAGAGATCAAATTGTTTTGCCATATCGAAGATCGACTTGTATTTATATCGTTGCATCAAAGACTCGATAATACGAGAAATCATCGAGACGATAATGGCTAATATTGATTATAGAAAACCATCCGAACCTGCTTACAGTAGCTTGTTTCTTGAAAGTGACGTCTTCAGAGCTAAAAATCCTTATCACTTTTATCACACGAATATTATATTGGAGTTACGTAAACTTTATCACGAGGTGACCGATCGACCAGCCGTACCTTGGAATTTATCTCTGAATGATCTTCGAGAGATCCTTCTACTTATAAAGAGATCAGAACGGCGACAGCAAATGCTTTTACGATTCAATAATCTCTACAAGGAATGCTTGAAGCCTCCGTTGATTTCTACTTTCgtaaatgataagaaatatacGGCTGTTTATAATGCGTTGTGTTCTTTTGCAAATTGTTTCGAGATCGAGAGTGAATTTATTTTGGCCAATTGTATTTTGATCAAAGAG
This DNA window, taken from Vespa velutina chromosome 12, iVesVel2.1, whole genome shotgun sequence, encodes the following:
- the LOC124953300 gene encoding MYCBP-associated protein-like, whose protein sequence is MDYARKIGKKKEPHVWRKTSITMVTAFDYNLIKDVPKDIEDRRLRNWKKWLAEREKISRRIKSITGRPKINQIINSSEKVRSLIELKNLMEYASIPVPVIPDKYRGGPEFWKVPESLAKHGDDICLPEITMVPTKRDLNLPPDLTYVDVPELIEEEKGLRGISLNERTWERNLYFKRREKELHEEIKLLMPKKPETKELLIRGKTFVEPKREPIIPVITITAPEEEKSDDLDLAIILKIQDREIVQNSNDQWSDEKPIEWDLIFRGRIDERSEQKIIFENKGNIVIHYRWRDSSFQSNFQFFRKHDSPFHFNKNDGIVLQGTIEELKIWYLPRSSNVFTESWRLFTDPKICNSPLIFRFWGCAEERDYKRSNCFAISKIDLYLYRCIKDSIIREIIETIMANIDYRKPSEPAYSSLFLESDVFRAKNPYHFYHTNIILELRKLYHEVTDRPAVPWNLSLNDLREILLLIKRSERRQQMLLRFNNLYKECLKPPLISTFVNDKKYTAVYNALCSFANCFEIESEFILANCILIKENKPSNSNVSSLLRLPLSNINEDREKKQSNKFMNPQTFESNVSLAQSHIAGQLYKEIFFVRIYEILSEIIDRISAIINSYNRLDGVDTSFYLSR